Proteins encoded in a region of the Triticum dicoccoides isolate Atlit2015 ecotype Zavitan chromosome 3A, WEW_v2.0, whole genome shotgun sequence genome:
- the LOC119272514 gene encoding uncharacterized protein LOC119272514 — protein MKLAGLEDYQRLVLPDHGMYGDLKQYRLYYHTYQGDVEYVQFREQMAEQIKWIDDEAALFGDQRLRNELEAFIQTLRIAMRFPNISGHSVVSALREHLYSLRFDFNHRKDLDGVYLEIWKRVARNKMNFGDALKQLYEENIFPFRRPDIKLALNSYPGPSWINSSYDTYVASIDEGFSEDEAHPLIIEAVEKMVEKRKNYLDYTRKKLENCLRLRR, from the exons ATGAAGCTTGCCGGCTTGGAAGACTACCAGCGGCTAGTGCTTCCTGATCAT GGTATGTATGGAGATTTGAAGCAATACCGCCTGTATTATCATACCTATCAGGGAGATGTAGAGTATGTCCAGTTCCGTGAGCAGATGGCGGAGCAAATTAAG TGGATTGACGATGAAGCAGCACTCTTCGGCGATCAG CGGCTGAGAAACGAGCTAGAGGCTTTTATTCAAACACTGAGGATTGCGATGCGGTTTCCAAATATTTCCGGACACTCAGTTGTCTCTGCCTTACGT GAGCATCTATATAGCCTTCGGTTTGACTTTAACCACCGGAAGGACTTGGATGGTGTCTATCTTGAGATATGGAAACGGGTTGCTAGGAATAAG ATGAATTTCGGTGACGCTTTGAAGCAATTGTATGAAGAGAACATTTTCCCCTTCCGCAGGCCTGACATCAAATTAGCACTCAATAGCTATCCAGGCCCCAGTTGGATAAATTCTAGT TATGATACCTACGTGGCTAGCATTGATGAGGGG TTCTCGGAAGACGAAGCTCATCCCTTGATCATAGAGGCCGTTGAGAAAATG GTTGAGAAACGGAAGAACTATTTGGATTACACCAGAAAGAAATTGGAGAATTGTCTTCGTCTTCGCCGGTGA